From a single Apium graveolens cultivar Ventura chromosome 2, ASM990537v1, whole genome shotgun sequence genomic region:
- the LOC141705238 gene encoding mitogen-activated protein kinase kinase kinase 20-like, producing MGWRLGRLLGQGAFGRVYLAQSTELLGRRRAADVPYVAVKIALGPNSSTLHHEKTVYEEIGESRFILKFEGSDRIENQYCIVVEYAPRGTLNNLHRQRISEGRASCYAEMILKGLSRVHEHGWVHCDLKPDNILAFPSRNQAIDVRLKLSDFGRAKRRGVHSSALRGTLLYSSPESVQYGQHERPSDIWSLGCILYWLLTGSGLWDRYVHGNTQLLKTMIEGFDENMLVLPPYLSHKAKSFLKKCLRYDPARRWGVDALLQHPFVPSNW from the coding sequence ATGGGCTGGAGACTTGGTAGGTTATTGGGCCAAGGTGCGTTCGGCAGAGTCTATTTGGCCCAGTCCACTGAGTTGTTGGGTCGCCGTCGAGCTGCTGATGTTCCTTACGTGGCCGTCAAAATTGCTTTAGGTCCAAATTCTTCAACACTACATCATGAAAAAACAGTGTATGAAGAAATTGGAGAGTCGAGATTTATCTTGAAGTTTGAAGGCTCCGATAGGATTGAGAATCAGTATTGTATTGTAGTCGAGTATGCTCCTCGAGGTACTCTAAACAATCTTCACCGACAAAGGATATCTGAAGGTAGAGCTAGTTGCTATGCTGAGATGATTCTGAAAGGGCTTAGCCGTGTGCATGAACATGGGTGGGTTCATTGTGACCTAAAACCAGACAATATTTTAGCGTTTCCATCAAGGAACCAGGCAATTGATGTTCGCCTTAAATTGTCTGATTTTGGACGTGCTAAGAGAAGGGGCGTCCATAGTTCAGCCTTAAGGGGAACCTTGTTGTACAGTTCACCTGAATCAGTACAATACGGGCAACATGAACGCCCTTCTGACATTTGGTCCTTAGGTTGCATTTTGTACTGGCTGTTAACAGGTTCTGGGTTGTGGGACAGATATGTTCACGGAAATACTCAATTATTGAAGACTATGATAGAAGGATTTGATGAAAATATGCTCGTATTACCTCCTTATTTATCACATAAGGCAAAGTCTTTTCTAAAGAAGTGTTTGAGATATGATCCGGCTCGAAGATGGGGTGTGGATGCTCTTCTTCAACATCCCTTTGTTCCTTCCAATTGGTAG